From a region of the Acinetobacter larvae genome:
- a CDS encoding siderophore-interacting protein, producing the protein MDKAKVLEQDDHMNGMQQLSMTVVEMTRPYASICRIRGKIDPSHPQLWQLPNVAIRLDVEQHDQQRPSSRIYTVRHYDIARNEIEIDFVIHADASPAMRWLQQAQVGTEILLTGPRPHFSPDFQAQRHNVIFADDTAIPAVYSMLQQWPDHVSGDIYIDSLQPEQLQELPRPQRVNFHFIQHDQKLAAGQGQYLSQAAAQIRPTADLGDLYVWAACERSEARRIREIFLQQHQLDKSHVHVMGYWKAGVSSSVIDELRVDYYNQLLAQGEGLKDFDDLDLNI; encoded by the coding sequence ATGGATAAAGCAAAAGTGCTCGAGCAAGATGACCACATGAATGGCATGCAACAACTAAGCATGACGGTGGTAGAGATGACCCGACCTTATGCTTCAATCTGCCGAATACGCGGTAAAATTGATCCGTCCCATCCCCAACTGTGGCAACTTCCCAATGTTGCCATTCGCTTGGATGTAGAACAACATGACCAGCAACGTCCAAGCTCTCGCATTTATACCGTGCGTCATTACGATATTGCACGAAATGAAATTGAAATCGACTTTGTGATCCATGCCGATGCCAGCCCAGCAATGCGTTGGTTACAACAAGCGCAAGTCGGCACTGAAATTCTACTCACTGGTCCACGTCCACACTTTAGCCCTGATTTTCAAGCGCAACGCCATAATGTGATTTTTGCAGATGATACGGCTATTCCAGCGGTCTATTCGATGTTGCAGCAATGGCCCGACCATGTGTCTGGCGACATTTATATAGATAGCTTGCAACCTGAACAGTTACAAGAACTGCCACGTCCCCAACGGGTTAATTTCCATTTTATTCAACATGATCAAAAACTCGCAGCCGGTCAAGGTCAGTATTTATCACAAGCTGCTGCCCAGATTCGCCCGACAGCTGATCTGGGGGATCTCTATGTTTGGGCAGCCTGTGAACGTAGCGAAGCGCGACGTATTCGTGAGATTTTTCTACAGCAACACCAGTTGGATAAATCACACGTTCATGTCATGGGCTATTGGAAGGCTGGTGTAAGTAGCTCAGTGATTGATGAATTACGCGTCGATTACTACAACCAATTATTAGCACAAGGTGAAGGGCTAAAAGATTTTGATGACTTAGATCTCAATATCTGA
- a CDS encoding TonB-dependent receptor domain-containing protein, whose product MSYKSNTLYQALLLLTPFSAAWAVEQLPTIHMTANNMTANRTVLNDQNTMAGLTVIDREQIERQQFQTLEELLKTVPSLSFRNSGGMGKTTGISLRGTSSQSVLVLVDGQKIASATTGTVAFEHLPIDQIERVEIIRGPRSSLYGAEAIAGVIQIFTRQAGHADGMKPYASVSYGSHESYKGNIGVNLRQGASWANLNATAIKTQGINATRPTAWGHDPDRDGYESSAFALKAGHQFSDQFEISSNLLSVDAKNEYDNGPDAHGNIKQNVYGLAAKYKPVDRWQSELKVGRTEDKLESVEYGTKSKIDTLRDNISWLNSLTLQPNQLLMLGIDYQHDKVNSSTNYTQNKRDNTGYFVQYLAGFGAVNVQAAFRFDDNQQYGQHSTGNATLGYHLNDHYHAYATWGKAFRMPTFNELYWPADPVFGGGGNPDLKPEQAENLEIGLKGSQYLDWQLNAFMNNIDHMIVGWPAQNVDKARVKGIELVLGQNLHQWVWNLNYTYQDPKNRSGAYKNKQVVYTAKQLLNFSADYKIDKWLIGGAVHYEDKRFVNAANTQQLSDFTTADVRVTYQLTPTMSVQAKLANMFDKTYQSTADYNQDGRTAWLTLRYAMQ is encoded by the coding sequence ATGTCTTATAAATCCAATACGTTATATCAAGCACTACTATTATTGACACCATTTTCGGCAGCGTGGGCCGTAGAGCAATTACCCACCATTCATATGACCGCAAATAATATGACCGCAAACCGTACAGTACTGAATGATCAAAACACCATGGCAGGGCTGACGGTGATTGATCGTGAGCAGATTGAACGACAGCAATTTCAAACGCTAGAGGAGTTGCTCAAGACTGTACCGAGTTTGTCATTTCGAAATAGTGGCGGGATGGGGAAAACCACGGGAATTTCTTTGCGTGGCACCAGCTCACAAAGTGTTTTGGTGTTGGTTGACGGACAAAAAATTGCTTCTGCGACCACGGGCACAGTGGCATTTGAGCATTTACCGATAGACCAAATTGAACGGGTTGAAATTATACGTGGTCCGCGGTCAAGTCTTTATGGGGCTGAAGCAATTGCTGGGGTGATTCAGATTTTTACCCGTCAAGCTGGTCATGCTGATGGTATGAAGCCTTATGCCTCAGTAAGCTATGGCTCACATGAAAGCTATAAAGGTAATATCGGTGTCAATCTGCGCCAAGGTGCAAGTTGGGCAAATTTAAATGCCACAGCTATAAAAACCCAAGGTATCAATGCCACACGGCCAACGGCATGGGGGCATGATCCAGATCGTGATGGTTATGAGAGCAGTGCTTTCGCCCTAAAAGCGGGGCACCAGTTTAGTGATCAATTTGAGATCAGCAGCAATCTTCTCAGCGTCGACGCGAAGAATGAATATGATAATGGTCCAGATGCACATGGCAATATTAAACAAAATGTTTATGGTCTTGCTGCCAAATATAAACCCGTGGATCGTTGGCAGAGCGAACTGAAAGTTGGGCGTACTGAGGATAAACTTGAAAGTGTTGAATATGGTACGAAATCCAAAATCGATACCTTGCGCGATAATATCTCATGGCTGAACAGCTTGACCTTACAACCCAATCAGTTGCTGATGCTTGGTATTGATTATCAACATGATAAAGTCAATAGCAGCACAAACTATACCCAGAATAAACGCGATAATACCGGCTACTTTGTACAGTATCTCGCGGGTTTTGGCGCAGTGAATGTGCAGGCAGCGTTTCGTTTTGATGATAATCAACAGTATGGGCAGCATAGCACTGGAAATGCCACGCTTGGTTATCATTTAAATGATCATTATCATGCTTATGCTACTTGGGGCAAAGCCTTTAGAATGCCGACCTTTAATGAGCTATATTGGCCAGCCGATCCTGTTTTTGGCGGTGGGGGTAATCCAGATTTAAAACCAGAGCAAGCGGAAAACCTTGAAATCGGTTTGAAAGGCAGTCAGTATTTGGATTGGCAGTTAAATGCTTTTATGAACAATATCGACCATATGATTGTCGGTTGGCCAGCACAAAACGTCGATAAAGCTCGGGTAAAAGGGATAGAGCTGGTATTGGGACAAAATTTGCATCAGTGGGTTTGGAATCTCAACTATACTTATCAAGACCCTAAAAATCGTAGTGGAGCATATAAAAACAAGCAGGTCGTCTATACCGCTAAACAATTATTAAATTTCTCTGCCGATTATAAAATAGATAAATGGCTGATCGGTGGTGCAGTACATTATGAAGACAAACGTTTTGTCAATGCTGCCAATACCCAGCAATTAAGTGATTTCACCACGGCAGATGTTCGTGTGACCTATCAGCTGACACCGACCATGAGTGTGCAAGCCAAGTTGGCCAATATGTTTGATAAGACCTATCAAAGCACCGCCGATTATAATCAAGATGGGCGTACGGCTTGGCTAACATTGCGCTATGCCATGCAATAA
- a CDS encoding phosphoribosylanthranilate isomerase, translated as MRTRVKICGITRVQDIQAAVAAGVDAIGLVFYPPSPRHVTLEQAQQLLQHIPAYVSVVGLFVNATAAEISTVLKSVALDVLQLHGDESPAHCQAIAQATGRRWYKALQVQADTDVLAEVQAYQAVGASAVLLDAWHPELKGGTGLQFDWSQFPKLDSALILAGGLQPENIQQAIAITQPYAVDVSGGVEAAKGIKDPLRIQQFMQGVQRGSAK; from the coding sequence ATGCGTACCCGAGTCAAAATTTGCGGTATTACCCGTGTGCAAGACATTCAAGCTGCTGTTGCTGCTGGTGTGGATGCCATTGGTTTGGTGTTTTATCCACCCAGCCCACGCCATGTGACGCTTGAACAAGCGCAACAATTGCTACAGCATATTCCTGCCTATGTCTCTGTGGTTGGATTATTTGTCAATGCGACTGCGGCAGAGATTAGCACGGTGTTAAAAAGCGTGGCATTGGATGTGCTACAGTTGCACGGTGATGAAAGCCCAGCACATTGTCAGGCAATTGCCCAAGCGACAGGGCGCCGTTGGTATAAAGCATTACAAGTGCAAGCTGATACCGATGTGTTAGCCGAAGTACAGGCTTATCAGGCTGTGGGTGCCAGTGCGGTACTGCTCGATGCATGGCATCCCGAGTTAAAAGGCGGCACAGGTCTACAATTTGACTGGAGCCAATTCCCCAAGCTCGATAGCGCATTGATTTTGGCGGGTGGGTTGCAACCAGAAAACATTCAACAGGCCATCGCCATAACTCAGCCTTATGCAGTCGACGTCAGTGGTGGGGTTGAGGCAGCAAAGGGCATTAAAGACCCATTACGTATCCAACAATTCATGCAAGGAGTCCAACGTGGATCAGCAAAATAA
- the trpB gene encoding tryptophan synthase subunit beta, which yields MDQQNKVIDYSQFPDAQGHFGIHGGRFVSETLMAALDDLEKLYNRMKTDEQFLAAFDHDLAHYVGRPSPLYFAERWSEALGGAQIYLKREDLNHTGAHKVNNTIGQALLAKLSGKKRIIAETGAGQHGVATATIAARLGMECVVYMGADDVKRQAMNVYRMRLLGATVVPVTSGSRTLKDALNEAMRDWVSNVDDTYYVIGTVAGPHPYPLLVRDFQSIIGREARRQILEQAGRLPDALVACVGGGSNAIGLFYPFLNDADVKIYGVEAAGLGIHTGKHSAPLTAGHVGVLHGNRTYLMSDQQGQIIETHSVSAGLDYPGVGPEHSFLKDMHRVAYVPITDAEALQGFRDLTRIEGIIPALESSHAMAYVSKLAPTMSKDQIIIANVSGRGDKDLMTMARIDGVEMIDM from the coding sequence GTGGATCAGCAAAATAAAGTGATTGACTATAGCCAATTTCCAGATGCACAAGGGCATTTCGGTATTCATGGTGGGCGTTTTGTTTCTGAAACCCTCATGGCAGCATTGGATGATCTAGAAAAACTTTATAACCGCATGAAAACGGATGAACAGTTTCTGGCCGCCTTTGATCATGATCTGGCGCATTATGTAGGGCGCCCGAGCCCACTATATTTTGCTGAACGTTGGTCAGAGGCTTTAGGTGGTGCGCAAATTTACTTAAAACGTGAAGACCTCAACCACACTGGAGCACACAAGGTCAATAACACCATTGGTCAGGCTTTATTGGCCAAGCTTTCGGGTAAAAAACGGATTATTGCAGAAACCGGTGCAGGACAACATGGTGTGGCAACCGCTACGATTGCTGCGCGTTTAGGAATGGAATGTGTGGTTTATATGGGCGCTGATGATGTCAAGCGTCAAGCCATGAACGTCTATCGTATGCGCCTATTAGGAGCAACGGTTGTGCCCGTGACCAGTGGCTCACGCACCTTAAAAGACGCACTGAATGAAGCAATGCGTGATTGGGTTTCCAATGTTGATGATACCTATTATGTGATTGGCACCGTAGCTGGACCACATCCTTATCCATTGTTAGTCCGTGATTTTCAGTCGATTATTGGTCGTGAGGCACGTCGGCAGATCCTAGAGCAAGCAGGGCGATTACCCGATGCATTGGTTGCCTGTGTTGGCGGTGGATCAAATGCCATCGGTTTGTTTTATCCTTTCCTCAATGATGCAGATGTTAAAATTTATGGCGTAGAGGCAGCCGGTTTGGGGATTCATACAGGCAAGCATTCTGCGCCTTTAACGGCTGGACATGTTGGGGTATTACACGGTAATCGCACTTATTTAATGTCAGATCAGCAAGGTCAAATCATTGAGACACATAGCGTGTCGGCAGGTTTAGATTATCCTGGTGTAGGTCCCGAACATAGCTTCTTAAAAGACATGCACCGGGTAGCGTATGTGCCGATTACCGATGCAGAAGCGTTGCAAGGTTTCCGTGATTTAACCCGTATTGAAGGGATTATTCCTGCCTTAGAAAGTTCGCATGCCATGGCTTATGTCAGCAAGTTGGCACCTACCATGTCTAAAGATCAAATCATTATTGCCAATGTGTCTGGTCGCGGTGATAAAGATCTGATGACCATGGCACGTATTGATGGGGTAGAGATGATTGATATGTAG